AGGATGCTCTCGGCGCTGCCTTCGGCGATCAGTTGACCGTCGTTGACGATGTATGCCGTTTCGCAGATGTCCAGGGTCTCACGGACGTTGTGGTCGGTGATCAGCACACCGATACCCTTGGCCTTGAGGTGATGGATGATCTGCTTGATATCGCCCACGGAAATCGGGTCGACACCAGCGAAGGGTTCGTCCAGCAGGATGAACTTCGGCGAGCTGGCCAGGGCTCGGGCGATTTCCACTCGACGGCGTTCGCCACCGGACAGGCTCATGCCGAGGTTGTCGCGGATGTGGTGGATGTGGAACTCCTCGAGCAGGCTTTCCAGTGCTTCCTGGCGACCGGCGCGATCGAGGTCGCTGCGGGTTTCGAGGATGGCGCTGATGTTGTCGGCCACCGACAGCTTGCGGAAGATCGAGGCTTCCTGGGGCAGGTAGCCGATGCCGGCGCGCGCGCGTCCGTGCATGGGCAGGTGGGTGACGTCCTGGTCGTCGATGCGGACTATGCCCTGGTCGGCGCGGACCAGGCCGACGATCATGTAGAAGCAGGTGGTCTTGCCCGCTCCGTTGGGGCCGAGCAGGCCGACGATCTGTCCGCTTTCGATGCTCATGCTGACATCGCGGACGACTTGCCGGCTCTTGTAGCTCTTGGCGAGGTGCTGGGCGGTTAGCGTGGCCATTACTGCGCTTGATCCTGCTTTTTCTTGGGCTGGATGACCATGTCGATGCGCGGGCGCGGCGTGGTCACCTGGGTGCCCGTGGCACGGCCTGCGTTGACGATCTGGCGCTGGGTGTCATAGACGATCTTCTCGCCTTCGAAGGTATTGCCTTCCTGAATCACCTTCGCCTGGTCGATCAGCACGACGCGGTTCTGGGTGACGAAGTACTGGATCGTCAGGCCGTAGGCCTTGGTGATTTCTTTCTCCGGCGCGGGCTTCTGCTCGAAATAGGCGGGTTTGCCCACCGAGGTGACGACCTCGATATCGCCATTCTTGTTCTGTTTGAGCGTGACGGTATTGCCGGTCAGCTTCATGCTGCCCTGGGTCACCACCACATCGCCGCGGTAGACGGCGACACCTTGCTTGTCGTCCAGCTCGGCGCTGTCGGCCTGAACGCGAATGGGTTGTTCGCGGTCGGTGGGCAGTGCCCAGGTGGCCGGACTGCCGATGGCGGCGGCGAGGCTGAGGAGAAGGGGAAGGGTGTTAACGAGCCTCATGCTGACCTCTTACGTTGGACAGCAGGATCATCCGGCTGTCTTTCAGATACGCTTTCATTCCATTCGCCGTGGTCACACCGTTGGGTTCGGTGATTTTCACCGGCTGGTCAGTCTGCGCATAGTCCTTGTCCGGGAACACCGTCATGCGGGTAGTGTTGAGCAGCAGCGTGCGGTTCTGCGCGTCGGTGCGGGCCACTCGCACGTCGTCGATCAATTCGACCTGCTTGCCTTCTGGGCCTACTTCGGCGCGGACGCTCTGTACGTGCCACGGCTCCGCTTCCTGTTCGCGATAGAAGAACAGGTCGGGGGTGGTCACCATCGTCACATCGGTTGCTTTCAGGTGTTCCAGCTTCTCCGCGGTCATCTCGTAGGCGAGACTGCCGTCGGCGCGGTATTGAACGCTGTGCGCGTTCACCGCATAGAAATCGATTGCGTCGCTGGTCTGCGACTTGATCTGGCGCTCGTTGAAGTCCAGGCGGACGTTCCAGTAATAGCCAAGCGCGATCAGCAGGATGGCTATCAGGACGAGCAGCAGTTTCTGGCGGAGTGTCTTGGGCATGTTCGGCTCTAGAGGTACGCGCTTTGCGCGGCTTCGAGATTGCCCTGGGCGCGCAGGATCAGCTCGCAGAACTCACGTGCGGCACCTTCGCCACCGCGCGCCTGGGTAACGCCGTCGGCGTGCTGGCGGACGAACGGGTCGGCGCTGGCCACCGCCATGCCCAGCCCGGCGCGGCGAATCGCCGGCAGGTCGGGCAGATCATCGCCCAGGTAGGCGACCTCTTCATAGCCTAGACCGAGTTCGGCCAGCAGATGGTCGAGGGCGACCAGCTTGTCTTCGCGGCCCTGGTACAGGTGATGGATTCCCAGGTTCTGCGCCCGCAGTTCGACCACTGGGCTCTTGCGTCCGGTGATGATCGCGGTACGTACGCCGGAGGCGATCAGCATCTTGATGCCGTGGCCGTCCAAGGTATTGAAAGTCTTGAATTCACTGCCATCGGGCAGGAAGTAGAGCTTGCCGTCGGTAAGAACACCATCGACGTCGAACACCGCCAGGCGGACGGCCTTGGCGCGCTGCAGCAGGTCGGCGCTCATTCAGATCACTCCCGCGCGGGTCAGATCGTGGATATGCAGGACACCTACCGGATTGTCTTGCTCGTCGACCACGACGAGAACGCTGATCTTGTGGTCATCCATGATCTTCAGGGCTTCGGCAGCCAGCATGTCCGGACGTGCAGTCTTTCCGTGCACGGTCATGACCTGCTCGATATTCACCTGGCGGACATCCAGACCCTTGTCCAGGGTGCGGCGCAGGTCGCCGTCGGTGAAGATGCCGGCCAGTTTACCCTTGTCGTCGAGCACGATGGTCATGCCCAGGCCCTTGCGGGTCATTTCCAGCAGCGCGCCGCTGAGCGAGGTGCCCAGCAGAACCTGTGGCAGTTCTTCGCCGACGTGCATGACATTCTCGACCTTGAGCAGCAGCCGGCGGCCAAGAGCGCCGCCCGGGTGCGAGAAGGCGAAATCCTCGGCGGTGAAGCCGCGGGCTTCCAGCAGGGCGATTGCCAGCGCATCGCCGAGCACCAGCGAAACCGTTGTGGAGGATGTGGGGGCGAGGTTCAGCGGGCAGGCTTCCTGCTCGACGCTGGCGTCCAGGTTGACGACCGCAGCTTTGGCCAGCGGCGATTCCGGGTTGCCGGTCATGCTGATAAGGGTGATGCCCAGGCGTTTGATCAGCGGCAGCAGTGTGACGATTTCGGCGGTCGAGCCGGAGTTGGATAGGGCGATTACTACGTCATCGCGGGTGATCATGCCCATGTCGCCGTGACTCGCCTCGGCGGGATGCACGAAGAACGACGGCGTGCCCGTGCTGGCGAGGGTGGCGGCTATCTTGTTGCCGACATGGCCGGACTTGCCCATGCCGACCACGACCACGCGGCCCTTGCAGGCCAGCAGCAGTTCGCAGGCGTGGGTGAAATTCGCGCCGATGCGCGCCAGCAGTGAG
The Pseudomonas triclosanedens DNA segment above includes these coding regions:
- the lptB gene encoding LPS export ABC transporter ATP-binding protein encodes the protein MATLTAQHLAKSYKSRQVVRDVSMSIESGQIVGLLGPNGAGKTTCFYMIVGLVRADQGIVRIDDQDVTHLPMHGRARAGIGYLPQEASIFRKLSVADNISAILETRSDLDRAGRQEALESLLEEFHIHHIRDNLGMSLSGGERRRVEIARALASSPKFILLDEPFAGVDPISVGDIKQIIHHLKAKGIGVLITDHNVRETLDICETAYIVNDGQLIAEGSAESILANDLVKEVYLGHEFRL
- a CDS encoding KpsF/GutQ family sugar-phosphate isomerase, which gives rise to MSQNHDFIHSAQRTIRLERDAVDSLLARIGANFTHACELLLACKGRVVVVGMGKSGHVGNKIAATLASTGTPSFFVHPAEASHGDMGMITRDDVVIALSNSGSTAEIVTLLPLIKRLGITLISMTGNPESPLAKAAVVNLDASVEQEACPLNLAPTSSTTVSLVLGDALAIALLEARGFTAEDFAFSHPGGALGRRLLLKVENVMHVGEELPQVLLGTSLSGALLEMTRKGLGMTIVLDDKGKLAGIFTDGDLRRTLDKGLDVRQVNIEQVMTVHGKTARPDMLAAEALKIMDDHKISVLVVVDEQDNPVGVLHIHDLTRAGVI
- the lptA gene encoding lipopolysaccharide transport periplasmic protein LptA, which gives rise to MRLVNTLPLLLSLAAAIGSPATWALPTDREQPIRVQADSAELDDKQGVAVYRGDVVVTQGSMKLTGNTVTLKQNKNGDIEVVTSVGKPAYFEQKPAPEKEITKAYGLTIQYFVTQNRVVLIDQAKVIQEGNTFEGEKIVYDTQRQIVNAGRATGTQVTTPRPRIDMVIQPKKKQDQAQ
- the lptC gene encoding LPS export ABC transporter periplasmic protein LptC, coding for MPKTLRQKLLLVLIAILLIALGYYWNVRLDFNERQIKSQTSDAIDFYAVNAHSVQYRADGSLAYEMTAEKLEHLKATDVTMVTTPDLFFYREQEAEPWHVQSVRAEVGPEGKQVELIDDVRVARTDAQNRTLLLNTTRMTVFPDKDYAQTDQPVKITEPNGVTTANGMKAYLKDSRMILLSNVRGQHEAR
- a CDS encoding KdsC family phosphatase, producing the protein MSADLLQRAKAVRLAVFDVDGVLTDGKLYFLPDGSEFKTFNTLDGHGIKMLIASGVRTAIITGRKSPVVELRAQNLGIHHLYQGREDKLVALDHLLAELGLGYEEVAYLGDDLPDLPAIRRAGLGMAVASADPFVRQHADGVTQARGGEGAAREFCELILRAQGNLEAAQSAYL